The Curtobacterium poinsettiae DNA segment CGGCGGACGGAACCGTTGCGATGCAGTTGCGGTACGGGGCTGCTGGGCGGCCGGAGCACCGGTACGTGCGCCGGTGAGACAGCGGTCCCGGAGGCCGCGCCGTGGCAGCATCGGGGGATGACCGACGCCGCGCGATCCGACACCAGGATTGATCCGTTCCCCTCCGGGACTCCCGTTGCGCTCCGGAGCATCAACCGCTTCGGCGAGCACGGCGAAGCAGTCGGCTTCGCGGTCGCCGGCCGCGTGCTGGTGGACGACGACGAACTCGCGGTGGTCGCAACGACCGTCGGCTCGGCCGTGCGCCGACGTGCGGGCGTCGGGAGCGGCCCCAACGGACGCCTCGTGCTGCCCGAGGACTGGGACGGCTCCTACGTTGATGACCGGTGGGTTGGATCCGGTGTCGTCCGCGTTCACCAGAAGGGGACGCCCTGGTCCGTCTGGCGCTGGCACGACGGGTCCGATTGGCTTCCCGACTGGTACGTCAACCTTGAGCTGCCGTGGGTACGGACGCCGATCGGGTTCGACAGCCAGGACTGGACTCTCGACGTGGTGGCGACCACCGAGCCCGACGGTTCGTGGTCTGTCCGGTACAAGGACGAAGACGAGCTCGAGTTCTACGCCGCCGGCGGCTACTGGCCGGCGGCGATGCGGGCGGTCATCGAGCGTGCTGGCCGAGATGCCACCGAGGTCGCGATCGCGCGCCGGTTCCCCTTCGACACCGATTGGTCCGGTTGGGTCCCCGACCCGGCGTGGGGCACGACTGCACTTCCCCAGGACTGGAGCGCCCTGCAGTGATCCGCGGATTCGGTGCAGCGTTGCGCGGCCTCGGACGCTCGCTGTCGTGAGCGAGTTCATCAGGTATCAAAGCGCCGTCCCCAACCGCCGCGGGCGTTTCCCGGGGGTCTTCGCCCTCGCGAACGGCCTGCGGCGGGGCGGCCAGCTGACCGAAGCCGAGACGAGGTGGCTCCGGGAGGCGAACGCGCGCGCGACCGCGATGTACACCGACCCGACTACGGTGCAGCCCGACTGCTACGACGAGATCCGCAACCCCGGGGCCCGGGCCTGGTTCGCAGCCGACGCGGTCGAGCTGCTCGAGATGGTCAGCCCGTACCTGGAACTCCTCGACCGCCACGAGATCCCGTGGATGCAGCTCGTGACCCGCTCCCCGGGTCGGATCGTCTACCGGGATGCGGTCCAGGCCGTCGCGGTGCCGCACACGCGTGCCGTCGATTGGCCGTTCCGGCCGTCTCGGTAGTTCCGCCACTGACGGACGGGAGGCGCGGGGCGGGGCCGCAGCGGGCCTCCAGTCCGTCAGGTGGTCACGTGACGATCCGCACCTGCGTGGGGACGTCGGTGACGGCGAACGCCGTCGACGCGCCACGCACGTCGACGCGGTAGTCGCCGCGGAACCCGCGGACCGGCACCTGGCCGCGGTCGTCGGTGCGCAGCACCGTCGGGCCGAGCCACCACTCCTGCTTGACCAGGCGATGGAGTGCGTCGTACGACGGCTTCGGCGTGCCGTCGGCGCGGACGAGTCCGATCGGAGCGCCGAGCCAGGCGCCGTCGTCGGTGATGCCCCAGTAGGTGATCGCCTCGACGGAGGGGTGCCCCACGAGGCTCCGGTAGTGCCGTTCGATGTCATCGGCCTGGCGCGCCTCGCCCTCGGGCGTCGACGGCCACGAGTCCACCTGGTGGTCGTTGAGGTCGACGATGTGCGCGGGCATGAGGTCCCCGGACACGAGCGAGGTCTCGGTCAGGTGCAGCGGCAGACCGTAGCGGGCGAACCGGTCGACCATCGCGAGCATCGTGTCCTCGCCCCAGTAGCCCTGGTGCATGTGGGTCTGCAGCCCGATGGCGTCGATCTGCACGCCGGCCTCGAGCACCCCCTCGATCAGGCACTCGTAGGCGCTCGACAGGTCGAAGTCGTTGAGCAGCAGGGTGGCGTTCGGGTTCGCGGCACGGGCCTCCTCGAAGGCCATCCGGATCATCGGGATGCGGCCCTTCGCCCGGGCGAGCGGCGTAATCGCGTTGTCGCCGTTGTCGAAGACCGGCATGATGACGACCTCGTTGATGGCGTCCCAGGTGTCGATGGTCCCCGCGAAGCCGGAGACCTCGCGGCGGATGCGCTCGCGCTGCAGCTGCTCGACCTCGTCGAGCGGGAGCCCGAGCAGCCAGTCGGGCTGGACCGTGTGCCAGACGAGGGGGTGGCCCTTCAGGGCGACGCCGCGGGCGCGGAACCACTTGGCGGTCGTCCGGAGCCTCGCGGTGTCGGGGGCGCCGCGCTGCGGTTCGAAGCGGCCCCAGTAGAACGGGAGTGTCGCGGTGTTGAAGACGTTGGTGTACAGGGCGGCGAGGTGTTCGGTGCCTGGTTCGGCCGCTTCGCCGTTGGCGATGCCGATGAAGTCGAAGCCGATGTTGCCGAAGGCGAAGGCATGGCGGGTCTGCTCGACGGTGATGTCGGCATCGGGGATGGGTGCGCCGGTGGCATCGACGACCGCCAGGGTCGTCTCGCCGAAGCGGTGATCTGGTGCGTGCGTCATCGCGCGTCCTCCGACATCGTCGTCCGGGATTTGTTGTGCGCGCAAACATAGCAGCGGGAGCTGGCGGCGTCACGCCGTAGATTGATGGTGTGAACTCGCAGAAGCATCGCGCTCGACGCACCTCACGGTGGACGCCGGTGCTCGTCTGGACCTCGAGACCGCCGTCCGGTCAGCGGACGTGATCCTCACCGACGGTCCTGGCGAGCACGCCCGAGCGCTCGAACCATTCCGGATCACCGCGGCCCTGCTCGACCTCGCGCCGACAGGGGTGCTGCTCAACCCGTGTCCACCCTTCGTGCGCGGCCGGGAGGTCAGCGCCGATGCGCTCGAACACCTTGCCTTCGTCGGCCACGCCTTCAAGGCGGCCCTGCTGCCAGTCCAGCAAGCCGTCATGGCGCACTGCCTCGAACTGCCGTCCGCGACGCCGTAGGCCGGCCCGTCGACCTCCCGCTCATCGATTGCCGGATGCTCCCCTGGCAGGACCAGGACCGTCAGGACCGACTACTGATGTGCGTCACTGTCAACGGGTCGGACCTACGCGGCTCGTGTTCCGCGCCCACATCGGAGCACTGACTGTGGGAGCAGGCGGACCGTCCGACCCGACGGCCCGCCTGCTCCGGTCTCGCTACGCGACGACGACCACCCGGACGTCCCACGGCCCGAGCTCGAGCACGGCGTCCGCGTCGAGCGCCGTGCCCTCGAACAGGTCCTCCGCGGCGACCGGCACCGCGTACGTGCTCGGTTCCCACGACCAGTTGTGGATGACGTGGACCGTCTCGCCACGACCGTTGACCGAGCTCGCGACCGACTGCGTGTCGACCTGCGGCTGCCAGCTCGGCGACCCGCTGCCCTGCGCGACCACCCACTCCGTGATCGCCGCGGCGAGCGCCGGATCCGGGACGGTCCCGACGTAGGTGACGCGGCCGGCGCCGTGCGACCGTGTGGTCACCGCCGCGAACCGACCGTGGTGCGGGTGGTCGTACCCGACGAGCACGTCGGCGTCGTCGACGAGCAGGCCGTCCGCCCACCGTGTGGCCGTCGCACCGGCCGGCACGGTGAACCCGTGCTCAGCGGCAGCGGCTCCGGCGGACACCGGGATGCGTCGGCCGAGGTTGCTGAACTCGTCGTAGTGCACGCCCGCGGGCACGTCGAGGAACGCGGGCTTCCGTTCGAGCCGCGCACGGGCTTCTTCGTCCTCGTACCCGGTGCGGATGCCGACGACCAGGTGACCGCCTGCCTCGGCGTAGGCGGCGAGCCACCGCAGCTGGGCGTCGGTCGCGATGGTGAACGCGGCAGCGACGAGCACCGGACGCTCCGCGGCGAAGGACGCCGGCTCACGGTCGAAGACCTGCGACGGGTGCACGGTGTTCGCCTGCAGTCCCGCATCGAAGACCCCTCGGGCGAAGGCGTCGTGGATCGTCTGCCACGAGCGCCGGTCGGGCTCCATGCCGTCGCCGAGTGCCGGGTGCTCGTTCAGCGCCCACTTCGACTCGTTCGAGAACAGCAGGGCGACGTCGGCGTGCGGGCGGAGACCGGCGACCCGGTCCCCGGCGTTCGCGAACTCCGCGCCGATCCGGGCGATCTCCTCGTAGGTGCGACCGGGCTGCTGCGAGTGCGGCAGGACGCCGCCCCAGTAGGTCTCGACGCCGTAGTGCAGCGTGTGCCAGTGCCAGTACTCGATCATCGACGCGCCTCGGGACACGAGCGCCCAGGCGGCCTGGCGCCACTGCCCTTCGTACGCGGGTTCGTTCATCCACGAGAACCCGATGGCCTGCGCGTTGGTCTCGGTGACCAGGAACGGTGCCTGCTTCGAGCCGTACATGCGGTCGCCCGAGGCGAAGATCGACCAGGCACCGGACGAGGTCCAGAACTGTGCGGGTTCCTCGGTGCTCGGCAGCTCGAGGGCGTCCTGCATCCGGTAGTACGGGTTGCCGGCGGTGACGTCGAGCGTCCGGGTGAGCACCTCGTCCTCGACGGTCGGCCGCTCGTAGGCGATGCACGTGGTCACGAACTGGTCCGAACGCGAGTACTCCCGCACGACCGATGCCTGCCAGGCGATGAAGTCCGTCGTGATCGAGGCCTGGAACCGCCGCCACGCCAGGTCGTACTGCGGCTGCGCGTTGCCGTCCGGCGTCCACAGGTCGGCCCAGGTGGAAAGTCGGTGGGACCAGTACGTCAGTCCCCACTCCTCGTTGAGCCGCTCGACGCTGCCGTAGGTGTGGCGCAGGTGGTCGACGAAGCGCTGGAACACCTCGGGGTTCGCGATGAGCTCGTTGCCCGGTTCGTTGTCGACCTGGTACCCGATCACGGCGGGGTGCTCGGCGTACCGGGCGACGATCTTCCGGATGACCCGCTCGGCGTGGAACAGGAACGCCGGGTGGGCGTAGTCGATCTCCTGCCGAGCACCCCAGCCCATCGCCTCGCCGTCGGTGCGGCGGCGGACGTTGATCTCCGGCACGATGCGGGCGAGCCACATGGGCACGGCGTAGGTGGGCGTGCCGAGGATCACCCGGATGCCGTGTTCGTGGGCGGCGTCGAGCACGGGCGCGAGCCACTCGAGGTCGAAGCGGCTGTTCTCCGGTTCCCAGGTGCTCCACACGGATTCGCCGACGCGGATGACCGAGAACCCGGCCTCCTGCATCAGGCGCATGTCCTCGTCGAGCCGAGGGGTCGGCTGGTACTCGTGGTAGTAGGCGGCGCCGAAGAGGACGCGGTCGTGCTGCATGGTGCTGGGTGCTCCGTTCGAGAAGGATCGGTGGTGGGTGCGGGTGTCGGTCATCCCTTGACCGCCCCCGCGGTCAGCCCGTCGAGCAGCTGCTTGCGGAGGAGCAGGAACACGAGGATCGTCGGCACGCTCGCCAGCACGGCCCCGGCGAGCACCAGGTCGTACGACCGGTTCTCCGACGCGAAGATCGCGTTGAGGCCGAGGGGCAACGTGTACTGGCTCGAGTCGGACAGCAGGACCAACGGCCACTGGAACGAGTTGTAGCTCTGCAGGAAGCTCCACACCGCCAGGGCGCCGAGCGACGGTCGGAGCAGCGGGAGCACGACCCGGCGGAACGTGCCGAACTCGGAGTTGCCGTCGATGCGGGCCGCCTCGATGAGTTCGTCGGGGATCGCCTGCACGATGAACTGCTGCATCATGAAGATGCCGAACGCCGGCGCCACCCACGGGACGACGAGCGAGAACCAGGGGTTCGTCAGCCCGGACTTCACCACCAGGATGAAGAGCGGCACGAGGATCACCGCGAACGGCACCGAGAGCGACGAGAACATCACGGCGAACAGGATCCGCTTGCCCCGGAACCGGAACTTCGCGAACCCGTACCCGGCCATCGCGCAGACGAACACGGACACGACGGTCGCGATCAGGGCGGTGCCGACACTGATGCCGAACCAGGCCCAGAACGGCTGCGTCGCGAGCAGGTTCGTGTAGTTCTCCCCCGTCGCCGGATTCGGGATGAGCGTGGGCGGCGTCGCGAAGATGTCGCCACGCTGCTTGAACGAGCCGGACAGCGCCCAGAGCAGCGGGAACACGAAGACCGCCAGCAGCGCCACGAGTGTGGCGTAGAGCAGACCGCGGCGAGCGATCCAGCCCCTGGTACGGGGCGGGCCGGACCGGGGTGCCCGGCTTCCGGCGGTCGTGACGGCCCGGGTGTCCGGACGGTCGGTGGTGGCGGTCATGCGTCCCTCCCGATGGCGAGTGCGCGGTTGAGGATCTGGCTGACGCCGAACACGACGACGAACAGCACGACTCCGGCGGCTGCCGCGTACCCGAACTGCTGCCGTTCGAAGGCGGCGCGGTAGATGAACATGGCGACGGAGAGCGTGGCTTCGCCCGGGCCGCCCTTGGTGAGCAGGTAGGGCTCGTCGAACAGCTGCGCGGCACTGATGAAGCTCGTCACCACGACGAACGCCGTGACCGGTCGGATCGCCGGGAGCGTCACGTTGGTGAACTTCCGGAAGGTGCCTGCCCCGTCGAGCGACGCGGCTTCGTACTGCTCGGGCGACACGTTCTGCAGTGCTGCCAGGAAGAAGATCGTCAGGTACCCGACCGTGCGCCACAGGAGCACGAAGCCGATGGCGACCTTCGCGAGCGTCGGGTCGCCGAGCCAGTCGGTGTTCGGCAGTCCGAACAGTGCCTTGAGCGTGGCGTTGAGCAGACCGTAGTTCGTGTCGAACACCAGGCTGTAGATGAGCGCGATGACGATCGGCGACAGCACCATCGGGATGAAGAACGTCACCCGGAACAGGTCTCGGGCGCGGAGCCCCTTGGCGTTGAGCGCCTGCGCGACCAGGAGCGAGCACGGCACGATGACGAACACGGCGATGAGTGTGTAGATCAGCGAGTTGACCAGGGCGGTGCCGAAGCTGGTGTCCCGGAACAGGTTCGCGTAGTTGGACAGGCCGATCCAGTTCGGCGTGCCGAGGCCGACCCACTCGGTGAGTGACAGGTACACGGCGGCGAGGACCGGCACGATCATGAAGAGCCCGTACAGCACGTAGAACGGTGCGATGAACAGGTACGGCGCGCTGCCCCCGTTCGTGTTCAGGCGTCGGCGACGAGCGGGCGGATCGGTCGTGGTGGTGGCGGACACCGGGATGCCGGTGGCGGTTGATGTGGACAACGTCGTCCTCCTCAGGCGCGGGTCTGGCCGCGGAAGTCGGCCGCAGCGGCGTCGAGCGCCTGCTTCGGGGATATCTGGCCCTTGTAGGCCTTGATGAGGTAGCCGCTCAGGACGGTCTGCAGGATCGAGGCATCGGCGCTCTGGTGCTGCGAGGGCACGTCGTCGACGACCGACTTGTAGACGCCGAACAGCTGCTGCCCGCCGAAGTACGGGTCGCTCAGCGCCGCGAGCCGCGGGTCGTCGTAGACCGATCGGAGCGTCGGCAGGTAGCCGAGGTCCTGGTAGCGCTTCACCTGCTGGTCCGGATCGAGGTACGCGGCGAGCACCAGGTCGATCCCGGCCCTCGTGAGCGGCTTGTCGCGGAGCACCGAGAACCCGGTGCCGCCGCCGACGCTCGTCGTGCTGCCACCACCCGCGAACCGGGGCAGGTTCCGCACCTTCCACTTGCCCTTCTGCTCGGGCACGTTCGGCTTGATGCCGTAGCTGGCGTACCAGGAGGGCATGTCGACGGCCAGGATCGTGCCGCCCTTCAGCCCGGACTGCAGGCTCGGTCCGTACATGTCGGCGACCGTCGCGATGGCACCGGACTGCACACCGTCGACCAGGAACTGCAGGGTGCGTTCGGCCTCCGGCGTCTGGATGTCGATGCCGCCGTCCTCGTCGTACAGGTCGCCGCCCCGCTGGAGCAGCAGGATCTGGTAGCTCTGCAGCGTGCCGCCCGGATCGGTGACCGCCACGGCGTGCAGCGAGACACCCTTGCTCTTGTTGAGCTTCGCGCCGACGTCCATGTACTCCTCCCACGTCGTCAGGTCGTCGGGGATGCCGAGGGCCTCGAACTGGTCGGCTCGGTGGTAGTAGACGCACAATGGCGTGTCCGAGTCGAGCGCGTAGAGGTGCCCGTCCTTCGAGAACGGCGTGAGTCGCGCAGCGATGAGGTCGTCCTTGCGCGACGCCACCGACGGCGACAGGTCGCTCAGCAGCTCTGCAGCGATGTCACCGCGGAGCATCCGGCAGAACGCCCCGATCTCGAGCCCGGCGACGTCCGGCGTGCCCGTGCCGGCGACGGCCTGCGCGATGAGCTTGGTCGGGATGTCGGCCGCGGCGATGGTGGTGATGTCGAGCGCGAAGTCGAAGTCGGACTTCCGGTCGGCGACCGGCAGCGCCTCGGTGAAGAACTTCTCGTAGCCGGGGTCGTGCGTCCAGAAGGACAGGTCAGCGCGTCCGGAACGCACGGCTGCGGTGGACTGTGGAGAGCAGCCCGCGAGCAGCGCGCCGAGGGCGATGCTGCCTCCCGCGGCGGCGCCCCACCG contains these protein-coding regions:
- a CDS encoding DUF402 domain-containing protein is translated as MTDAARSDTRIDPFPSGTPVALRSINRFGEHGEAVGFAVAGRVLVDDDELAVVATTVGSAVRRRAGVGSGPNGRLVLPEDWDGSYVDDRWVGSGVVRVHQKGTPWSVWRWHDGSDWLPDWYVNLELPWVRTPIGFDSQDWTLDVVATTEPDGSWSVRYKDEDELEFYAAGGYWPAAMRAVIERAGRDATEVAIARRFPFDTDWSGWVPDPAWGTTALPQDWSALQ
- a CDS encoding endo-1,4-beta-xylanase — protein: MTHAPDHRFGETTLAVVDATGAPIPDADITVEQTRHAFAFGNIGFDFIGIANGEAAEPGTEHLAALYTNVFNTATLPFYWGRFEPQRGAPDTARLRTTAKWFRARGVALKGHPLVWHTVQPDWLLGLPLDEVEQLQRERIRREVSGFAGTIDTWDAINEVVIMPVFDNGDNAITPLARAKGRIPMIRMAFEEARAANPNATLLLNDFDLSSAYECLIEGVLEAGVQIDAIGLQTHMHQGYWGEDTMLAMVDRFARYGLPLHLTETSLVSGDLMPAHIVDLNDHQVDSWPSTPEGEARQADDIERHYRSLVGHPSVEAITYWGITDDGAWLGAPIGLVRADGTPKPSYDALHRLVKQEWWLGPTVLRTDDRGQVPVRGFRGDYRVDVRGASTAFAVTDVPTQVRIVT
- a CDS encoding beta-galactosidase, whose protein sequence is MTDTRTHHRSFSNGAPSTMQHDRVLFGAAYYHEYQPTPRLDEDMRLMQEAGFSVIRVGESVWSTWEPENSRFDLEWLAPVLDAAHEHGIRVILGTPTYAVPMWLARIVPEINVRRRTDGEAMGWGARQEIDYAHPAFLFHAERVIRKIVARYAEHPAVIGYQVDNEPGNELIANPEVFQRFVDHLRHTYGSVERLNEEWGLTYWSHRLSTWADLWTPDGNAQPQYDLAWRRFQASITTDFIAWQASVVREYSRSDQFVTTCIAYERPTVEDEVLTRTLDVTAGNPYYRMQDALELPSTEEPAQFWTSSGAWSIFASGDRMYGSKQAPFLVTETNAQAIGFSWMNEPAYEGQWRQAAWALVSRGASMIEYWHWHTLHYGVETYWGGVLPHSQQPGRTYEEIARIGAEFANAGDRVAGLRPHADVALLFSNESKWALNEHPALGDGMEPDRRSWQTIHDAFARGVFDAGLQANTVHPSQVFDREPASFAAERPVLVAAAFTIATDAQLRWLAAYAEAGGHLVVGIRTGYEDEEARARLERKPAFLDVPAGVHYDEFSNLGRRIPVSAGAAAAEHGFTVPAGATATRWADGLLVDDADVLVGYDHPHHGRFAAVTTRSHGAGRVTYVGTVPDPALAAAITEWVVAQGSGSPSWQPQVDTQSVASSVNGRGETVHVIHNWSWEPSTYAVPVAAEDLFEGTALDADAVLELGPWDVRVVVVA
- a CDS encoding carbohydrate ABC transporter permease; the protein is MTATTDRPDTRAVTTAGSRAPRSGPPRTRGWIARRGLLYATLVALLAVFVFPLLWALSGSFKQRGDIFATPPTLIPNPATGENYTNLLATQPFWAWFGISVGTALIATVVSVFVCAMAGYGFAKFRFRGKRILFAVMFSSLSVPFAVILVPLFILVVKSGLTNPWFSLVVPWVAPAFGIFMMQQFIVQAIPDELIEAARIDGNSEFGTFRRVVLPLLRPSLGALAVWSFLQSYNSFQWPLVLLSDSSQYTLPLGLNAIFASENRSYDLVLAGAVLASVPTILVFLLLRKQLLDGLTAGAVKG
- a CDS encoding carbohydrate ABC transporter permease encodes the protein MSTSTATGIPVSATTTTDPPARRRRLNTNGGSAPYLFIAPFYVLYGLFMIVPVLAAVYLSLTEWVGLGTPNWIGLSNYANLFRDTSFGTALVNSLIYTLIAVFVIVPCSLLVAQALNAKGLRARDLFRVTFFIPMVLSPIVIALIYSLVFDTNYGLLNATLKALFGLPNTDWLGDPTLAKVAIGFVLLWRTVGYLTIFFLAALQNVSPEQYEAASLDGAGTFRKFTNVTLPAIRPVTAFVVVTSFISAAQLFDEPYLLTKGGPGEATLSVAMFIYRAAFERQQFGYAAAAGVVLFVVVFGVSQILNRALAIGRDA
- a CDS encoding ABC transporter substrate-binding protein, whose translation is MRSGRADLSFWTHDPGYEKFFTEALPVADRKSDFDFALDITTIAAADIPTKLIAQAVAGTGTPDVAGLEIGAFCRMLRGDIAAELLSDLSPSVASRKDDLIAARLTPFSKDGHLYALDSDTPLCVYYHRADQFEALGIPDDLTTWEEYMDVGAKLNKSKGVSLHAVAVTDPGGTLQSYQILLLQRGGDLYDEDGGIDIQTPEAERTLQFLVDGVQSGAIATVADMYGPSLQSGLKGGTILAVDMPSWYASYGIKPNVPEQKGKWKVRNLPRFAGGGSTTSVGGGTGFSVLRDKPLTRAGIDLVLAAYLDPDQQVKRYQDLGYLPTLRSVYDDPRLAALSDPYFGGQQLFGVYKSVVDDVPSQHQSADASILQTVLSGYLIKAYKGQISPKQALDAAAADFRGQTRA